One window from the genome of Pseudanabaena yagii GIHE-NHR1 encodes:
- a CDS encoding Hsp20/alpha crystallin family protein, translating to MLVRWQPLQEIEEVRRQFDRMFRDITTLDQEAAKGWVPASELRDDGDHLTLRLSIPDIEAKDLDIQVTKDSLTIAGERHLERKEESAEKGYYWSEISYGKFRRVFALPVAIENEQVKAEYTNGILTLTLPKANEVKAFKVDVATELPAS from the coding sequence ATGTTAGTACGTTGGCAACCTTTACAAGAAATCGAAGAAGTTCGTCGTCAGTTTGATCGCATGTTCCGTGACATCACTACCCTAGATCAAGAAGCCGCCAAAGGCTGGGTTCCCGCCAGTGAATTGCGCGATGATGGCGATCATTTGACCCTCAGACTCTCCATTCCTGATATCGAAGCTAAGGATCTCGATATTCAGGTAACTAAGGATTCTTTGACAATTGCTGGTGAACGTCACCTCGAACGCAAAGAAGAATCTGCGGAAAAGGGTTACTACTGGAGTGAAATCAGCTATGGCAAGTTCCGTCGTGTATTTGCGTTACCTGTCGCGATCGAAAATGAACAAGTGAAGGCTGAATACACCAATGGTATTCTTACTCTCACCTTGCCAAAAGCTAATGAAGTCAAGGCTTTCAAGGTTGATGTTGCTACGGAGTTACCTGCTTCCTAA